In Salvelinus sp. IW2-2015 unplaced genomic scaffold, ASM291031v2 Un_scaffold1978, whole genome shotgun sequence, the genomic stretch ctctctctctctctactgcctcgCAGAGGTCTCCGCTCTCTCTACTGCTAAGCAGAGGTTTCGCTCTCTCCCACTGCTTAGCcagagctctctcctctctctacgctAGCAGaggtctcgctctctccactgcagcagagctcgtctctctctactgctagcagactctctcctctctctcactgctagcagagctctctctctctctcctactgctagcagagcttctctctctctctctctactgctagCAGAGGAAAAGCGTCCGAGAGTTTATGTTCCATCTGGTGCGCCCTATGAGTCTCAGCGGGGCTGGAGTAATCCCGACAGTGACGGGAAGTCAAAGAGCAGGTCGgctccaaactcatctctctctcctagccGTACGGTGCATCGTTGAGCAATGCGGCGGTGCTGGTGACACGTCTCTCGATCTCTCAGTTGTTGATGTCGCCATGGAGACGACCATTCAGCTATGGGGCCAACTCGCTGGTCCTGGAGAGGCATTTCCtctctgagggagggagggagggagggaggcggagtAGAGATTTAGGCGCTCAGATTCAAACCGACCACGAAGATCTGCTTGAAACGCTAATGACATTTAACTTGATTTCCGATTGAGCCTTTACCGGCAAGACACATAGAAACATTGCCTTTTAAAGGAGTGATCGTTGAATAGTTTGTTTCTAATCGTTTGAGCAGTAGATGGTAATAACAGCCTGTGTCGGTAAATGGTCACCAAGTTAGTCTGGCCTTTACACAACAGGGGTGTGGTCTGGCCTTAACCAGAAGTTCGCTAAAGGGTGTCTGCTTAAAGGTGTCGCTGCCTAAAACAAGGGTGTGGTCTGGCCTTAACAACAGGGGTTGCCAAAACAGAGCGGTGTGGTCTGGCCTGTACAACGAGGGGTTTGGTCTCGGCCTTAAACCAACAGAGGGTATGGTTCTGGTTAAAACAGGTGTCTGGCCTTAACACAGCAGAGGGTGGTAGTCTGGCCTTAACACAGGGGGTGTGGTTCTGGCCTCAACAACAGAGCGGTGTTGCGTCTGGCCTTAAAATCAACAGAGGGTGTGGTCTCTGGCCTTAACAACAGAGGGTGTGGTCTGGCCTCAACAACAGAGGGTGTGGTCTGGCTCAAAGACAGAGGGTGTGGTCTGGCCTCACAAACAGAGGGTGTGGTCTGGCCTCACAACAGGGTGTGGTCTGGCCTACAACAGAGGGTGTGGTCCTGGCCTCACAACAGAGGGTGTGGTCTGGCTGCAACAACAGAGGGTGTGTCTGGCTCAACAACAGAGGGTGTGGTCTGGCCTGCAACAAATCAACAGAGGGTGTGGTCTGGCTCAAAACAGAGGGTGTGGCTCTGGCCTCAACAACAGAGGGTGTGCTGCCTCACAACAGAGGTGTGGTCTGGCTCAACAACAGAGGGTGTGGTCGGCCTCAACAACAGAGGGTGGGTCTGGCCTCAACAACAGAGGGTGTGGTCTGCCTTCACAAAGAGGGTGTGGTCTGGCCTCAACAACAGAGGGTTGGTCTGGCCGTCAACAACAGAGGGTGTGGTCTGGCCTCAACAACAGAGGGTGTGGTCTGGCTCAAACAACAGAGGGTTGGGTCGCCTCAACAACAGAGGGTGTGGTCTGGCCTCAACAACAGAGGGTGTGGTCTGGCCTCAACAACAGAGGGTGGGTCCCGCCTACAACAGAGGGTGTGGTCTGGCCTCACACAGAGTGTGGTCTGCGCTCAACAACAGAGGGTGTGGTCTGACCTCAACAACAGAGGGTGTGGTCTGGCCTCAACAACAGAGGTGTTGGTCTGGCCTCAACAACAGAGGGTGTGGTCTGGCCTCAACAACAGAGGGTGTGGTCTGGCCTCAACAACAGAGGTGTGGTCTGGCCTCAACTAACAGAGGTGTAGTCTGCCTTAACAACAGAGGGTGTAGTCTGGCCTTAACAACAGAGGGTGTAGTCTGGCCTTAACAACAGAGGGTGTAGTCTGGCCTTAACAACAGAGGGTGTAGTCTGGCCTTAACAACAGAGGGTGGTAGTTGACTTTAACAACAGAGGGTTAGTCTGCTAACAACAGAGGGTGTAGTCTGACCTTAACAACAGAGGTGTAGTCTGACTAACAACAGAGGGTTAGTCTGGCCTTAACAAGCTGACCTAACAACAGAGGGTGTAGTCTGACCTTAACAACAAGGTGTAGTCTAACTTACACAGAGGGTGGTGTAGACGATGCTGCGGAACGTTGATGTGTCAACGAACTCTAATAGCGTCACAAATTCTGGGAaaatttcccaaaattcccatcttttccagaaatccttggttggaggattctggatttcaTGCTGCTTATTCCTCCCGatattgtatatatatagatatattatgATGTATGTTTACCTCCTGATATTAATCTCTCATTGACAGGAAGCCCCTCTCCTAGCGTTGACAGGAAGCCCATCTCCCTAGCATTGACAGGAAGCCCTCTCCTAGACTTGAAGGAAGCCCCTCTCCCTAGCGTTGGACCAAGGAAGCCCCTCTCCCTAGCATGACAGGAAGCCCTCTCCTAGCGTTGAAGGAAGCCCTCTCCTAGCGTTGACAGGAAGCGCTCTCCCCTAGCGTTGACAGGAAGCCGCTCTCCCTAGCATTGACAGGAAGCCGCTCTCCCTAGCATTGACAGGAAGCCCCTCCCTGATTGACAGGAAGCCCGTCTCCCTACAATTGACAGGAAGCCCCTCTCCCTAGCATTGACAGGAAGCCGCTCTCCTAGCATTGACAGGAAGCCCCTCTCCTAGCGTTGACAGGAAGCCCGATCTCCCTAGCATTGACAGCGAGCCCCTCTCCCTAGCCATTGACAGAAGCCCATCTCACTTGAAATTCATTNNNNNNNNNNNNNNNNNNNNNNNNNACTAAAACCTGATCAGAATTGGAACCCCGGTTTAGGACCGGAATCAGAATGGTCGAACCCCGACTTAAAACCCTGATTTCTCCAGCACAGCTAATGTGGTAAGACCCTGAACCACGCTGCTACATTAGATACAGGTCTGTTTTGCTTGCCCTTCTTGTTGGATAGGGGTCACTCTTAGCATTGGCCAAGTATACCAGCGAAAGGATCGCCCCAGAGGTGCATTTAATGCCTATTAGAAACTTGGTTACAAGCTAAATGAATCCAGAGTAATGTCGTAACCACATAGAACAGTTAAAAACATTTGTTTCCCGTTATTCAATCCCTGGCATTTTCAGGCGTGAACTAACAAAACCACCACTCCCAGTCTATTAAGTTGATtaccctaagatcaccatgccttCTGATAAAGTAGGACAATACTTATAGCATTGTAGTAGCTATATCAACTGGCCCAGCGATTGTCCAGGTTTGGCGTTAGCCGTCATTAGTAAATAACGAATTtgttgcctagttaaaaataaatCGGGACttgacctagttaaataaagagttAGATATAAGATAATTAAATAAAAACTCAGCTTGTTATGGAGCGGGCCCAAAAACAACCCACCTCAGTACCACCCGAGCTCCATTTTTGATACGATGTGATACTTCCACGGATCAGTATGCTGCATTACGATGCGATCAAACGTCGTAACACTTACTCGTTAGAAAAACGTTTCCCCTCAACCATCCTACTTACCACAGTAGAGAGAATATGAACCAATGTGTTCACTTATTATACGTCTCTCGCTTACCTGTACGCTACTAAGAGAGGTGTGTGGCAGATCCCAGAAGTGTGGAAGTCAGTCAGACAAAACCGAGGATTCGTCACCGTGGATTTCTAATTTGGCAATTTCTAGGGGAAAACGCATTACCGTGGAGATCGCAAGTCTTTTTTGCTAAATAATCTATGTGATCGGCAGAAATAATATTATATCGGTTGTTTAGTTTAAACCCTGGTCTAGCCGACACCAAGATCAGAATGTGGTAATCCCAGCCCAGGAGGCTGTTGTCGGAAGCATCAGAAAGATTAGTAGATCTCTCAGTCAATGTGTGCAATGTGATCTAACCTGGCTCAGTTTCCTGTTGTCTGTAAAGAGCCAAGCGGGGTTCAATCTAGGACCGGATCCAGAATGGTCCGAGAACCCGTTAGGTCCTATGTTATTCATGTAGGGTACATTTAGCATTTCTGCGCTGATCAGAATGTGACCCTGCTACTGTTAAAATTTTACCCACCACAATCCGAGGTATGCCCATGTCAATGCACGCGCACCGGCCATCAGAATGTGAGTAGCTACAACTGTGTGCGGGGTCTAAAATGTCTTTCCTCGATGTCTGGCGTTCGTCCGCCACCCGTAGTGGTCGATGAGTGCGAATCACAGTTACGAGGAGAGCCAGAAAACAAGCGTGATCGACAACATGCATTCCATACACACGGTCTGAAATCACGCTACAAAATGTCACAATGAAAAGGTCTTGAGTGGTGTCATGTCGGGTTGGGCTAGTGTAGGCACGGAACGTAATCGTGATTTCAACACATTTGGACAGTACGTCTACGCTTGTGTAGTAAGTCAGACGGACATTTAGGAGACAAAATTATGTATAAGTAGAGATTTGCTACCGATGTGGCGATGGGATGGAAGAAAACAGTCGGACTCGTGATAATAGTATAGTAAAACAAAGGTGACATCAGCTTTCCACTGCTATTGTCCTGCAAATGTTATTCGTAAACGTAATTCAAGCCCTGGGTCAAATAGTGGATGTGATATTATGCGAAGATAGTAAAGATGGTTAACCGATTAGTCAAACAACCTTTGTTCCTGCTGAACGAGTCGCCACTCTACCAACGTGTACAAACTCATTTACTTACCTGGCAAGGAAGACACGCCTGTTATCAAGACAGGCGGTTTTCACCCCAGGAGCGAGGCTCAAGACCCATTTGCAACTCCGGCTGTATGTACCCTGCGAATTTCTCAAAATTTGTGGAAATCTCGATGCTACATTTATGGGTAGTGAGGACTGCGTTTTTCGCGGAGACCGCTGCTCCCCTTGATCTTTTCATGTTTCAAAAATTcaaaaatatgaacacattttcttttcatttttattatttcacctttatttaaccaggtagctagtttGAGAGCAAGTTCTTCATTTGCAACGCGGACACGTGGGGGCCAACCGGATAAAAAAGAAAAAGCATAAGCAGTTCCGtaacaagacaacacaagagtACCAGCATGCGAGTAACaaaaaacaagtcaataacagtGGTTAGAAAAAAGAGAAATCTAGTATACAAATTGTGCAAAATAGGCATGAGgtagcaataaatcgaataattacaatctTAGCAGATTAACCACTGGAGTGaaataaatcatcagatgatcatgtgcaagaaagaTACTGCGTGTGCAAAAcggagcagaaaagtaaataacaaTGAAAAGCAGTTATTGGGGGgttgaggtaggtaaattgggtgggtagtttacagaaaTGGGACTATGTACagttgcagcgatcggttaggACTATGGCTCGGATATAGCAGATTTTTCAGAAGCTTGTTGAGGGcagataaagtctccaacttcagagactTTTTCTCCAATTGCGTTCCCTCAGTCGCAGCAGCCCAGTTAAGAGAACTGGAAAGGCACAAGAGCCGTCCATATGAGTTTGGGCGCTTTAGAGAATGATCCAGTGAATAATACAGCTGCTGGAGCGTTCGTGCTGCGGGTTGGGTGGTaggccatcgtgaccagtgaaactgagataaggcggcactttacctagcatagccttgtagatgacctggagccagtgggtctgacgacgaacatgtagcgagggcccaGGCCGACGTAAAGCGGGCATACAGCGGCGCCAGTGGGGTCGTATAAGTGctttttagtaacaaaacgaaagcaCTGTGATAAAACTGCCATCCAGGTTTGCTGAAGCTAGAGTATGGGGAAAGACTCTTTTTAGTGATGACATTCTCGCCGGAACTCAGACGGATGCTCGGTAGGATAGCGGTCAGTTTATGAGCggtagggtaagtttggcggccgCGTTTGAGTGCAGGAGggtttgttgcggaatagaaagacCGATTCTTGCTTTTGATTTTGGCCACTTGGAGGGATGATTTTGAATTGGAGTTCTCAGGAAGGAAAGAGTTATGCAGTCTAGCTCCGCAAAGACACACCTCCAGCCGGGTACTATAGCGATGTGCCACATAATTCTTATGGTCGGAACCGctctccagggtggtgatgctagtcggatgCAGTGCGGGGTGCAGAGGCACCGATCCACGAGAATACGGTTGGTTAACCGAACACAACGACAGTGCTACTATGTGGTTAGGAACTCCGTACGTAGCGATCCCAGTATAATAGTTGGAAGCAGGCAGTTGGACGGTCTGGCCACGGGAAGAAGTGACCTGGTGATCAGAATGTGGAATctattgcattgaagctcgttgggaGGTTAGATAGCAACCCCGGGTCTGCGTTCCAGGACAGCCGAACACCTGTGCGAAATGTGGACAAAGTAAATATGGCCCATATTTTAATACCCAAACCAACTACTGAGCCTTTCCGTTCCGGTCTACCTACCAAGGAATACTCTCTTTAAAACGCTAGTTAAAAACCAGAAATGCATGCCGGTTTTTCAAACCATcggttcgctgcctgcacccgcacgcacTGTCCGTCCGGGAACTAGCATCACCAACTACCCCTGGACCAGGGAGTTCCGACCATGTTAGAAGTATGAATCTCGCGGGAGCATCTATTTCAGTACCTCATGAGTGGCTTGGGACTAGTGGGAACTGGCAGAAACTCTTCAATTCCAAATGATCTGTGTCATAAACAAAACATCTCCCAATTCCCGACAGAGAGTCATCTAGAGACCAAGAATTGCGCGGGTATTGGAGGTGCAGCACTAAACCAAGAAACAGTCACCAATACTTCTGTTGTTCTCACCAGTTCTTTCCTGAGCCACCCCACAGCCTCATCGATGTTCTTAAATCTCCTCAGCACTCCAGAGGGCAGGCTGCGCTGCCAGATCAAACCCGAGGTCAGGAGGCTCTCTCTGGGCTCCCCCGGCTGTCGTTTGgccttctcctgctcctcttgtTGCTCTGCATGGAGCTCCTGCTGTAGCTGTGGTTCAGCCAGACATTTGGTGCTCTGACTGTCTAACCTGCCCTCACTCTGGGACACTAGCCGTTGCTCTTCTGGCCCCACTAGGTCCCTGGTGCTCTGCTGTGGTATGATCAGGGCTTTGGTGCTATGGGCCTCTAAACGGGCCTTCCACTCGAGGTAGGACAGCCTCCGTGTTTCCAGCCTCAGCTTCTGCACCAGGGCCTTGAGGGTGATCAGATGGTCTTCTGAAGCCGAACCCACCTTCTCCTCCACCtggtcaatcaatcaaacaaatgggttttattcatttattaagCCTGTTTTTAATTCAGAAAATTGTGCTTTACAGTAACCCGGCCTAGTACCCCAAAGCAGAAGCACAGTGGAAAAACTAGCCTCGCGAGCCACTAATGTTGCGAGCTGACATAAATATGTGTTACATGTATGAAGCTCGCAAGATCGGTGTGGCTCGCGAGGCTAttggggaaaaactccctagacgaTTGGTGTGGCTCGCGAGGCTATTGGGGAAAAAATCCCTAGAAGATCAGTGTGGCTCGCGAGGCTATTGGGGAAAACTCCCTAGACGATCAGTGTGGCTCGCGAGGCTAttggggaaaaactccctagaagatCAGTGTGGCTCGCGAGGCTAttggggaaaaactccctagaagttCGGTGTGGCTCGCGAGGCTATTGGGGAAAACTCCCTAGACGATCAGTGTGGCTCGCGAGGCTATTGGGAAAAATCCCTAGACGATCAGTGTGGCTCGCGAGCTATtgggaaaaactctctagaagaTCGGTGTGGCTCGCGAGGCTAttggggaaaaactccctagaaggaagaaacctagagaggaaacaggctcAGATGGAGGCCCATTCTCTTTTGGCTGTATACCGGGTGTGGTCATTAGGGACAGATTGTTTCTCACCTGGTCTGTCTCCTCCACCTGGTCCCAGGCACTATACACCTTGATCCTGGGGGTGGAGCCTGCTTCCATGACAACCCCGGGAATAAGCACACACCTGGCTACCAGAATCAAACTAGCGGTAGTAGTCAAGAGAAGTTGGTCGCAGTCTGAGATGTACTCTTCACCGGGGCCTCCGTCGCTCTGACTTGTGTTTGTGAGCGGGTGGTTGTAGATCTTGTGAGAATAGATTAGAACAATTCTTTGTTCTACCTGTGTTCTAGATTGTTGTAGCTCTACGCTGTAAAATGGTGGTTATGTCCCTTTGGGTTGTGGTTTAATTAAATGTAATAGATCCTTCTCTGTGGGTGTGAGAAGGAAGTTCTAGATCTTGCATCATCATTCTGACTGGTTCTGATAGTTTTCTTtatgacagacaaagacagaggtAATCCAGATTCGGTTTAGTCTCTGATGGTTTCTTTATGAGGAAAGCACAAAGCCAGAGGTAATCCAGAT encodes the following:
- the LOC112072608 gene encoding protein FAM167A-like, which produces MEAGSTPRIKVYSAWDQVEETDQVEEKVGSASEDHLITLKALVQKLRLETRRLSYLEWKARLEAHSTKALIIPQQSTRDLVGPEEQRLVSQSEGRLDSQSTKCLAEPQLQQELHAEQQEEQEKAKRQPGEPRESLLTSGLIWQRSLPSGVLRRFKNIDEAVGWLRKELFS